A section of the Rhodospirillales bacterium genome encodes:
- a CDS encoding RNA methyltransferase, whose product MRGYFGIGVEGISKGANLGNLVRSTHAFGGSFFFTIAPNVAMEEIRVSDTAASALHMPFYVYENPKKMMLPRGCALVGVEFLPDAVDLPSFHHPLQAAYVLGPEMGSLSPEMLALCDHVIKIPMKFCVNVGVAGALVMYDRLISLGRHAPRPVRPGGPTEDLEMQPFGSHRRLSRRALKSQEK is encoded by the coding sequence ATGCGCGGTTATTTCGGCATCGGCGTCGAAGGCATTTCCAAGGGCGCGAATCTGGGCAATCTCGTGCGCTCGACCCACGCCTTCGGCGGCAGTTTCTTTTTCACCATCGCCCCCAACGTGGCGATGGAGGAAATCCGTGTTTCCGACACCGCCGCATCGGCGCTGCACATGCCGTTTTACGTCTACGAAAACCCGAAAAAGATGATGCTGCCGCGCGGCTGCGCGCTGGTCGGGGTCGAATTTCTGCCTGATGCGGTCGACCTGCCGTCCTTCCATCACCCTTTGCAAGCGGCCTATGTGCTGGGGCCGGAAATGGGCTCACTCTCGCCGGAAATGCTGGCGCTGTGCGACCATGTGATCAAAATTCCGATGAAATTCTGCGTCAATGTCGGCGTCGCGGGCGCGCTGGTGATGTACGACCGGCTGATCAGCCTTGGGCGCCACGCCCCGCGACCCGTGCGGCCCGGCGGCCCGACCGAGGACCTTGAAATGCAACCTTTCGGCAGTCACCGGCGCCTGAGCCGCAGGGCCCTGAAATCACAGGAAAAATAA
- a CDS encoding prephenate dehydratase (catalyzes the formation of phenylpyruvate from prephenate in phenylalanine biosynthesis), translated as MTKIGKPAKRKTSAGRAKTLKHASSISFSGIAGSYSDMSCRAMFPRARTLPCVTFDDAFAALNDGRVDLAMIPIENAIAGRVADVHHLIPRMQGLHVVAEHFQPVEFCLLGTKDSTLKTLTHVHSHVMALPQCRKATRALGLKEVTHEDTAGAAEMIAKKADPTQGALASALAAELYGLKILKRGIQNTQDNVTRFVVFSKEKVVPDVSVPCLTAFIFVGKSIPAFLYKVLGAFATNQINFTKIESYVEDFRAAHFYCEVEGHPDERRMQLAFDEVAFYTTNDYRILGTFPQAKFRLNK; from the coding sequence ATGACCAAGATCGGAAAGCCGGCAAAGCGCAAAACCAGCGCGGGGCGCGCAAAAACCTTAAAGCATGCATCCAGCATATCATTTTCCGGAATCGCGGGATCATACTCCGATATGTCCTGTCGCGCGATGTTTCCGCGCGCGCGCACCCTGCCCTGCGTCACCTTCGACGACGCCTTTGCCGCGCTCAACGACGGCCGGGTCGATCTGGCCATGATCCCGATCGAAAATGCGATCGCAGGCCGCGTTGCAGACGTTCACCATTTAATTCCCCGCATGCAGGGCCTGCACGTCGTGGCCGAACATTTCCAGCCGGTTGAATTCTGCCTGCTTGGCACGAAGGACAGCACGCTCAAGACCCTGACCCATGTCCACAGCCACGTCATGGCCCTGCCCCAGTGCCGCAAGGCGACCCGGGCGCTGGGCCTGAAGGAGGTCACACACGAAGACACGGCGGGCGCGGCAGAAATGATCGCAAAAAAGGCAGATCCCACGCAGGGCGCGCTGGCCTCGGCACTGGCGGCGGAACTCTATGGCCTGAAGATTCTCAAGCGCGGCATCCAGAACACGCAGGACAACGTCACCCGCTTCGTGGTCTTTTCAAAAGAAAAAGTGGTGCCGGACGTTTCCGTTCCATGCCTCACCGCCTTCATCTTTGTGGGTAAAAGCATCCCCGCGTTTCTGTACAAGGTACTTGGGGCCTTTGCGACCAACCAGATCAATTTCACCAAGATCGAATCTTATGTCGAGGATTTCCGCGCCGCCCATTTTTATTGCGAGGTCGAAGGCCATCCTGATGAACGCAGGATGCAACTGGCATTTGATGAAGTCGCGTTCTACACCACGAATGATTACCGCATCCTCGGCACCTTCCCGCAGGCGAAATTCCGGCTGAATAAATAA
- a CDS encoding DNA translocase FtsK 4TM domain-containing protein translates to MPRASYAASYRRRDTSRRFLPEPVSRFLRARTTDAWGLILLCSGAYVLLALASYTPGDPSLNNASAAIPANLGGRFGATIADALVQTIGIAGILPALIALGRGFMVLRRSETVFGLGLRLIFAVFATLVAAIACARIGAPESWAPVPYMGGVAGTGMLSGIAGAIQPWTGGAAFLITALLSGVAALILAGLALGMPASNWGDAGRIALSFTAWVTMGTAAIVARIHGWFSSGDADDDLSPRRRATTARNMRRAPAIASSDEDEDDEEDDIVDADDEDEDAQEDEDEDDDDGEEERGGGLLRAIRPSNDSLVRKLKKPIKKKKPRQNALTLREDEWEFPDIEILQEEPDENAGEEHDEKILTRNAELLQQVLEDFNINGEIVKIHPGPVVTLYELEPAPGTKSSRVISLCDDIARSMSAVSVRAAVVPGRNVIGIEIPNKKRRMVYMRSLLQTDDYAESKCKLPLALGKDIGGAPIIADLARMPHLLVAGTTGSGKSVAVNTMITSLLYKLSPEQCRFIMIDPKMLELSVYDDIPHLLSPVVTEPGKAVVALKWTVHEMEERYRAMSKLSVRNIDGYNQRIREARGKGEVLTRKIQTGFDPETGKPIYEEQPIELVELPHIVVIVDEFADLMLVAGKEIENAVQRLAQMARAAGIHIIMATQRPSVDVITGVIKANFPTRISFQVTSKIDSRTILGEGGAEQLLGQGDMLYMAAGGRIQRVHGPFVSDDEVQQIVEHLRAQGEPDYVESVTEGGDDGETGDMFGGPGGGSGDTLYDQAVAIVAREGKASTSFIQRHLQIGYNRAATLIERMEKEGVISPANHVGKREVLVGNR, encoded by the coding sequence ATGCCCCGCGCCTCCTACGCCGCCAGCTATCGCCGCCGCGACACGTCCCGCCGCTTCCTGCCCGAACCGGTCAGCCGCTTCCTCCGCGCCCGCACAACCGACGCCTGGGGCCTGATTCTGCTGTGCTCCGGCGCCTATGTCCTGCTTGCGCTCGCATCCTATACGCCCGGTGACCCTTCGCTTAACAACGCCTCAGCCGCCATTCCCGCGAATCTAGGCGGGCGCTTCGGCGCGACAATTGCCGACGCCTTGGTCCAGACCATCGGCATCGCGGGCATCTTGCCCGCATTGATCGCACTTGGCCGCGGTTTTATGGTCCTGCGCCGGTCCGAAACTGTGTTCGGTCTGGGGCTGCGCCTGATCTTCGCCGTTTTCGCGACCCTTGTCGCCGCCATTGCCTGCGCCCGTATCGGCGCACCGGAATCATGGGCACCCGTGCCTTACATGGGCGGCGTTGCAGGTACAGGCATGCTTTCGGGCATCGCGGGCGCGATCCAGCCATGGACGGGCGGGGCGGCCTTCCTGATCACCGCACTCCTCTCTGGCGTCGCCGCCCTGATTCTGGCTGGCCTCGCGCTTGGAATGCCTGCATCCAACTGGGGCGATGCCGGGCGCATCGCCTTGTCTTTCACCGCATGGGTCACGATGGGCACTGCCGCCATTGTCGCGCGCATCCACGGTTGGTTTTCATCCGGCGATGCGGACGACGATCTCTCGCCGCGCCGCCGCGCAACCACCGCGCGCAACATGCGCCGCGCCCCAGCCATCGCAAGTAGTGACGAAGATGAAGACGACGAGGAAGACGACATCGTCGACGCCGATGACGAGGATGAGGACGCACAAGAAGATGAGGATGAGGACGATGACGACGGGGAAGAAGAACGCGGCGGCGGCTTGCTGCGGGCGATCAGGCCGAGCAACGATTCCCTTGTCCGAAAACTGAAAAAACCCATCAAGAAAAAGAAGCCGCGCCAGAACGCTCTGACCCTGCGCGAGGATGAATGGGAATTTCCGGATATTGAAATCCTGCAAGAGGAACCGGACGAAAACGCGGGCGAGGAACACGACGAAAAAATCCTGACCCGCAACGCCGAGTTGCTGCAACAGGTGCTGGAGGATTTCAACATCAACGGCGAAATCGTGAAAATCCATCCCGGCCCGGTGGTCACACTGTATGAACTCGAACCCGCGCCGGGGACAAAATCCAGCCGCGTCATCAGCCTGTGCGATGACATCGCGCGTTCCATGTCCGCCGTGTCCGTGCGTGCCGCCGTGGTGCCGGGACGCAATGTCATCGGCATCGAGATTCCGAACAAAAAACGCCGCATGGTATACATGCGCTCGCTGCTCCAGACCGACGACTACGCCGAATCGAAATGCAAGCTGCCGCTGGCGCTGGGCAAGGATATCGGCGGCGCACCGATCATCGCCGACCTTGCGCGCATGCCGCACCTTCTGGTCGCCGGGACCACCGGCTCGGGCAAGTCGGTCGCGGTCAACACCATGATCACCTCGCTGCTGTATAAGCTCAGCCCGGAACAATGCCGCTTCATCATGATCGACCCCAAGATGCTGGAGCTTTCGGTCTATGACGACATTCCGCATTTGCTCAGCCCCGTGGTCACCGAGCCCGGCAAGGCGGTGGTAGCCCTGAAATGGACGGTGCACGAGATGGAGGAGCGCTACCGCGCAATGTCCAAGCTCAGCGTCCGCAACATCGACGGCTACAACCAGCGCATCCGCGAGGCGCGCGGCAAGGGCGAGGTCCTGACCCGCAAGATCCAGACCGGCTTCGACCCCGAAACCGGCAAGCCGATCTACGAGGAACAGCCGATCGAACTGGTCGAATTGCCGCATATCGTCGTCATCGTCGACGAATTCGCCGACCTGATGCTGGTCGCGGGCAAAGAGATCGAAAACGCGGTCCAGCGCCTGGCGCAGATGGCGCGCGCCGCCGGCATTCACATCATCATGGCGACCCAGCGCCCGTCGGTCGACGTCATCACCGGCGTGATCAAGGCGAACTTCCCGACCCGCATTTCCTTTCAGGTCACATCCAAAATCGACTCGCGCACCATTCTGGGCGAAGGCGGCGCGGAACAGCTTCTCGGCCAGGGCGACATGCTGTACATGGCTGCGGGCGGGCGCATCCAGCGCGTCCACGGCCCGTTTGTTTCCGACGACGAAGTCCAGCAAATCGTCGAACACCTGCGCGCGCAGGGCGAACCGGATTATGTCGAAAGCGTCACCGAAGGCGGCGACGACGGCGAAACCGGCGACATGTTCGGCGGCCCCGGCGGCGGGTCCGGCGACACCCTGTACGATCAGGCGGTCGCGATCGTCGCGCGCGAAGGCAAGGCATCGACCAGTTTCATCCAGCGCCACCTCCAGATCGGATACAACCGCGCGGCAACGCTGATCGAACGCATGGAAAAAGAAGGGGTCATCAGCCCCGCCAACCATGTCGGCAAGCGGGAAGTGCTGGTTGGAAACCGCTGA
- a CDS encoding outer membrane lipoprotein carrier protein LolA: MKKMMKNVPFSFAAGILAVLLAWPACAQDARRSYPETAAQRQVATQATQIDAREYVRKAEDWLRNLKTGRARFVQQAYDGSTAAGTFYISRPGRLRFEYDPPAKDFVVADGVFIYFYDAQQRQTSTAPIGTTLADFLLRKKASLSGDVTVRAVREHDGVVSIAMVQTKNPDAGQLTVDFTLDPFMLRSWSVVDAQGLTTRMTLSDLQLGVPVPPQYFVYKDPTGRTRLNN, encoded by the coding sequence ATGAAAAAAATGATGAAAAACGTCCCGTTTTCTTTCGCCGCCGGAATTCTTGCGGTTCTGCTCGCATGGCCCGCCTGCGCGCAGGACGCCCGCCGCTCCTATCCGGAAACAGCCGCGCAGCGGCAAGTCGCGACTCAGGCTACGCAAATCGACGCCCGTGAATATGTGCGCAAGGCCGAAGACTGGCTGCGCAACCTGAAAACCGGCCGCGCCCGCTTCGTCCAGCAAGCCTATGACGGCAGCACGGCCGCCGGCACCTTTTATATCTCGCGCCCCGGCCGTTTGCGTTTTGAATACGACCCGCCAGCCAAGGATTTCGTGGTCGCGGACGGCGTGTTCATCTATTTCTACGATGCGCAGCAGCGCCAGACCTCGACCGCGCCGATCGGCACCACGCTGGCCGATTTCCTGCTGCGCAAGAAGGCAAGCCTGAGCGGTGACGTCACCGTGCGCGCCGTGCGCGAACATGACGGCGTGGTGTCGATTGCCATGGTCCAGACCAAAAACCCGGACGCGGGCCAATTGACCGTCGATTTCACCCTCGATCCGTTCATGCTCCGGTCGTGGAGTGTCGTCGACGCGCAGGGCCTGACCACCCGCATGACCTTAAGCGATCTGCAGCTCGGCGTACCCGTCCCGCCGCAATATTTCGTCTACAAGGACCCGACGGGCCGTACGCGCCTCAACAACTAG
- the recR gene encoding recombination protein RecR encodes MTSPDINDLIRILARLPGVGPRSARRLALTLLEDREGMMKPLMLQMEKTYGNVRTCHTCGNLDASDPCMICAGPRRNHEIVCVVQGIADIWAIERTRAYDGVYHVLGGVLSAIDGIKPDDLRIAELLERVAAGGVGEIVLALSATVDGQTTAHYLTDRLTQMNVRITRLAHGMPVGGELDYLDDGTLTTALRSRTAVKNA; translated from the coding sequence ATGACCAGCCCCGACATCAACGATCTGATCCGCATACTCGCGCGCCTGCCGGGCGTTGGTCCGCGTTCGGCAAGACGTCTGGCCCTGACATTGCTGGAGGATCGCGAAGGGATGATGAAACCGTTGATGCTCCAGATGGAAAAGACATACGGCAATGTTCGGACATGCCATACGTGTGGGAATCTGGATGCCAGCGACCCCTGTATGATTTGCGCGGGACCACGCCGCAACCACGAAATCGTCTGCGTCGTGCAGGGCATCGCTGACATCTGGGCCATCGAGCGCACCCGTGCCTATGACGGCGTCTATCATGTGCTCGGTGGCGTGCTTTCCGCGATTGACGGAATCAAACCCGACGATCTGCGCATCGCCGAACTTTTGGAACGCGTGGCGGCAGGCGGAGTCGGGGAAATCGTGCTTGCGCTTTCCGCAACCGTCGACGGCCAGACCACCGCGCATTATCTGACCGATCGTTTGACGCAGATGAATGTCCGCATCACCCGGCTGGCCCATGGCATGCCTGTTGGCGGTGAACTTGACTACCTGGACGACGGCACGTTGACCACCGCGCTGCGCTCCCGCACTGCGGTTAAAAACGCCTGA
- a CDS encoding NAD(P)/FAD-dependent oxidoreductase — protein sequence MEDNMQSTDVIIVGAGPVGLFAVFELGLLGLKCALIDILDKPGGQCAELYPEKPIYDIPALPIVTGQQLTDQLMEQIKPFNPVFHLGQMVEKLERAGDAWQLTTDTGQILRAPVIVIAAGGGSFMPKKPPIPGIEAYEGESVFYAVRKMEAYRDRTLVVAGGGDSALDWSINLQPLVKKLTLVHRRDEFRAAPDSVRKMRELVAAGKMELMIGQITGIEGAGAQISGIVTDKGTIACDRFLAFYGLTMKLGPVADFGLELKDNLIVVDTEKFQTSQAGVFAIGDICTYPGKLKLILSGFHEAALMAQEAFRICRPGEKLRFQYTTSSSDLQKKLGVA from the coding sequence ATGGAAGACAACATGCAATCGACGGATGTGATCATTGTCGGCGCCGGGCCGGTCGGCCTGTTCGCCGTGTTCGAACTTGGGCTTCTGGGCCTGAAATGCGCGCTGATCGACATTCTGGACAAGCCGGGCGGCCAGTGCGCCGAGCTGTACCCCGAAAAGCCGATTTACGACATTCCCGCACTGCCCATCGTCACCGGGCAACAGCTGACCGACCAGTTGATGGAGCAGATCAAGCCCTTCAACCCGGTCTTTCATCTGGGACAGATGGTCGAAAAGCTGGAGCGCGCGGGCGATGCGTGGCAATTGACCACCGATACCGGGCAGATATTGCGCGCGCCAGTGATTGTGATCGCGGCGGGCGGCGGGTCGTTCATGCCCAAGAAACCCCCGATTCCGGGGATCGAGGCGTATGAGGGCGAATCCGTGTTCTATGCCGTGCGCAAGATGGAGGCGTATCGCGACCGCACGCTGGTCGTCGCGGGCGGCGGCGATTCCGCGCTGGACTGGTCGATCAATCTGCAACCGCTGGTCAAGAAGCTCACGCTCGTCCACCGCCGCGACGAATTCCGCGCCGCGCCGGATTCCGTGCGCAAGATGCGCGAGCTGGTGGCCGCGGGCAAAATGGAGCTTATGATCGGGCAGATCACGGGGATCGAGGGCGCCGGGGCGCAGATTTCTGGCATCGTTACCGACAAGGGCACGATTGCGTGCGACCGATTCCTTGCGTTTTACGGCCTGACCATGAAGCTCGGGCCGGTTGCCGATTTCGGGTTGGAACTGAAAGACAATCTGATCGTCGTCGATACCGAAAAATTCCAGACCAGTCAGGCGGGTGTGTTCGCGATCGGGGATATCTGCACCTATCCGGGCAAGCTCAAGCTCATCCTTTCCGGCTTCCATGAAGCCGCGCTGATGGCGCAGGAAGCGTTCCGTATCTGCCGCCCGGGCGAAAAGCTGCGTTTCCAGTACACGACATCGTCCTCGGATTTGCAAAAAAAGCTTGGCGTGGCCTGA
- a CDS encoding COX15/CtaA family protein: protein MVRHNTYIKDNDKALTLDKSTLSTDVLNANWLLVCAALSFAAVMIGAFPMDRTGFQVARFVFAPGALLRLWDGLTLLTVFLPLLLFWAAHGVARGYGAKYVGILALVGIQCAACWCATANPYTPLETCNFIHPVLAMLAGAMTFWMALTLLRRDGALVMRPVDSTPSLRTHGRVALALAGLLAALAAFRPVPNAVLNDAGWMNPDQWAEHPTVTNLLANPAMAQIIRHTPMLAVCAIVLGFAWRAQSPTLATAIVIQLGLGVLTVVSGATLPLAILYQAGALVTLAALLYELHRVLLGAGATTPAP, encoded by the coding sequence ATGGTCAGGCACAATACTTATATCAAGGACAATGACAAGGCTTTGACTTTGGACAAAAGCACGCTTTCAACCGATGTTCTGAACGCAAACTGGCTTCTGGTCTGCGCCGCGCTTTCATTCGCGGCGGTAATGATCGGGGCCTTTCCCATGGATCGGACGGGGTTTCAGGTCGCGCGTTTTGTATTCGCGCCCGGCGCCCTGCTTCGCCTTTGGGACGGGCTGACCCTTCTTACGGTATTCCTGCCGCTGCTGCTGTTCTGGGCCGCGCACGGCGTTGCGCGCGGCTACGGCGCGAAATACGTCGGTATACTGGCGCTGGTGGGTATTCAATGCGCGGCATGCTGGTGCGCGACCGCCAATCCCTACACGCCGCTGGAAACCTGTAATTTTATCCACCCCGTGCTTGCAATGCTGGCGGGCGCGATGACATTCTGGATGGCGCTCACTCTGCTGCGCCGTGACGGCGCGCTGGTGATGCGCCCCGTCGATTCCACCCCGTCCCTGCGCACGCACGGGCGCGTTGCGCTCGCGCTGGCCGGTCTGTTGGCGGCTCTTGCCGCGTTCCGTCCCGTACCGAACGCGGTTTTGAACGACGCGGGATGGATGAATCCGGATCAATGGGCGGAACATCCCACCGTCACGAACCTGCTCGCAAACCCAGCGATGGCACAGATCATCCGGCACACGCCGATGCTGGCGGTCTGCGCGATCGTCCTTGGCTTCGCATGGCGCGCGCAAAGCCCGACGCTGGCGACCGCCATCGTGATTCAGTTGGGGTTGGGTGTTCTCACAGTGGTTTCCGGCGCGACCCTGCCCTTGGCGATACTCTATCAGGCGGGCGCGCTGGTTACGCTGGCCGCGCTGCTATACGAGCTGCACCGCGTTCTTCTGGGCGCGGGCGCAACAACACCCGCGCCGTAA
- a CDS encoding cytochrome c family protein: MSGKISKVFAALLIAGAVAVTSNFVAHKVMAVEPLKQNAYKIEVAQADTTSAAPAAPATDAAPAVPATEAAPAAAAPEGAEPILGLLKSADAAKGQTIAKACAACHSFGKGEPARVGPNLYGIVGNKHAHMEGFAYSSAMKGLHDQTWTYEALNAFLWNPKKDIAGTKMTFAGLKNPEQRADVIAYLRTLSDSPAPLPTDAEIAAEGKK; this comes from the coding sequence ATGTCAGGCAAGATCAGTAAAGTTTTCGCGGCCCTTCTTATCGCAGGTGCCGTTGCGGTGACCAGCAATTTCGTTGCGCACAAGGTGATGGCGGTCGAGCCGTTGAAGCAAAACGCCTATAAAATCGAGGTCGCGCAGGCCGATACGACCAGCGCCGCGCCCGCTGCCCCCGCCACGGATGCCGCACCCGCGGTGCCGGCCACGGAAGCAGCGCCTGCAGCCGCCGCGCCGGAGGGGGCGGAGCCGATTTTGGGCCTGCTTAAATCGGCAGACGCCGCCAAAGGCCAGACCATCGCCAAGGCCTGCGCCGCCTGCCACAGTTTCGGCAAGGGCGAGCCTGCTCGCGTGGGACCGAACCTTTACGGCATCGTCGGCAACAAACATGCACATATGGAAGGCTTCGCCTATTCCAGCGCGATGAAGGGTCTGCACGATCAAACCTGGACCTATGAAGCGCTCAATGCCTTCCTTTGGAACCCGAAAAAGGACATCGCGGGCACCAAGATGACCTTCGCCGGCCTGAAAAACCCGGAACAGCGCGCCGATGTGATCGCTTATCTGCGCACGCTGTCGGATTCGCCGGCGCCGTTGCCGACGGATGCCGAGATCGCCGCTGAAGGCAAAAAGTAA
- the gluQRS gene encoding tRNA glutamyl-Q(34) synthetase GluQRS produces MRPVTRFAPSPTGYLHPGHAYSAILNAHAGARFLLRIEDIDNTRCKPEYETAIYEDLAWLGLAWERPVRRQSERLAVYEAQLREWHARGLVYRCFKTRKDIADSMGAPHAHAHAQAFTGAPDPREDEKLARGLPFSWRLNMARAIEITGERAAARHGDVILGRKDVGTSYHLACVMDDADQGVTQIIRGEDLADIADLHILIFRLLGHTPPEITHHKMILDPKTGKRFAKRDHSITLHALRKQGWTPADIRAYVGLD; encoded by the coding sequence ATCCGGCCTGTCACCCGCTTCGCGCCCTCGCCCACCGGCTATCTGCACCCCGGCCATGCCTACAGCGCGATCCTGAACGCGCACGCGGGCGCGCGTTTCCTGCTGCGGATCGAGGACATCGACAACACGCGCTGCAAACCCGAATACGAAACCGCGATTTACGAGGATCTGGCGTGGCTGGGCCTTGCGTGGGAACGGCCGGTGCGCCGCCAATCGGAACGCCTTGCGGTCTATGAGGCGCAGCTGCGCGAGTGGCACGCGCGCGGCCTTGTCTATCGCTGCTTTAAAACCCGCAAGGATATCGCGGACAGCATGGGCGCCCCACACGCGCACGCACACGCGCAGGCATTTACCGGCGCACCCGACCCGCGCGAGGACGAAAAACTGGCGCGCGGCCTGCCTTTTTCCTGGCGCCTGAACATGGCGCGCGCGATCGAAATCACGGGCGAACGCGCCGCCGCGCGTCATGGTGACGTCATTCTGGGCCGCAAGGATGTCGGCACGTCCTATCACCTCGCCTGCGTGATGGACGACGCCGATCAGGGCGTGACCCAAATCATTCGCGGCGAGGATCTGGCCGACATCGCCGATCTGCATATCCTGATTTTTCGCCTGCTGGGCCATACACCACCTGAAATCACGCATCACAAAATGATTCTGGACCCGAAAACCGGCAAGCGTTTCGCCAAGCGCGACCATTCCATCACACTGCATGCGCTGCGCAAACAGGGCTGGACGCCTGCGGATATACGCGCCTATGTCGGGTTGGACTGA
- a CDS encoding 2Fe-2S iron-sulfur cluster binding domain-containing protein — protein sequence MKLKVTDQDGNKHELEGLEGWRAMEVIRDYGLPIKAECGGCLACATCHVFVAPEWAARLPAPSPEEQDMLADLPDSSEYSRLSCQIIMNDDLDGLELTLSESARP from the coding sequence ATGAAACTGAAAGTTACGGACCAGGACGGCAACAAACACGAGTTGGAAGGGCTTGAAGGCTGGCGCGCGATGGAGGTCATCCGCGATTACGGCCTGCCGATCAAGGCCGAATGCGGGGGGTGTCTGGCCTGCGCGACCTGTCACGTCTTCGTCGCGCCGGAATGGGCCGCGCGGCTGCCCGCGCCAAGCCCGGAGGAGCAGGACATGCTGGCTGACCTGCCGGATTCAAGCGAATATTCGCGCCTGTCGTGCCAGATCATCATGAATGACGATCTGGATGGGCTGGAGCTTACCCTGTCCGAAAGCGCGCGACCCTAA